The Sulfitobacter sp. SK011 genome contains the following window.
CCGTCGACTTATTGAGATGGCAGACACAACGCTTTTGCTGAATGGTTTCAGCATTATAGGCAATCCACAGTCGAACACCAACGCGAGCAATGGTGGCAACCTTTTCATCCACGGCGGCACTGCTGTGTTTGAAGCGGACGATATCATCGTGTTTACCGTGACCAATGTGACTGCCAACGGCACCCTGACCGACAATTCAGTGGTCACCGGTGTGATCGTCTATGACAACGCAACCGACTACTATTATGACATCCCCAAATTCAACTATTCCGGTACCGCCGACATCGACATCGACCGCAATTCAATGGGTGACCGGTATCTGGAATTTGACGCAAGCGGGCTGACCTCGACCGATCCGGGTGCGCCCGTTCTGAACGATCTCGCGGTTGTTGCAGGTGTCAATATTCTGGCCACGCTTGCGTCAACCAACGGCCCGCTGCGCATCACGACGACCGAGGATATCGACCTTAACGCCGACGGCATTATCAGCCCAGGGGAACAGGGGGACGGATCATTCTCAAGCGATCTCAACACCTTGGCAGTGATTTGTTTTGCCAAGGGCACCCTGATCGAAACCCCTGATGGCCCCCGTTATATCGAAACGCTCAAATTGGGCGACCTGGTCAACACGCTGGACAACGGCCCACAAAAGATACGCTGGATCGGCTCTCAGACCATGTCAGGATATGGCACCACGGCACCTGTCCACATCGCAGCAGGAGCACTTGGCAACATCAGGCCGCTTGTGGTGTCCCAGAACCATAGAATGCTGATCAACGGGGCGCGCGCCGAATTGTTTTTTGGGCAAGCCGAGGTCCTGGTTGCAGCCAAGCACCTTGTTGATGGCGATAGCTGCAGGATCATGCCCTGTGCCAGCGTCAGCTATTATCATTTTCTGTTTGACGATCATCAGATCGTCTTCGCAGAAGGCTGCCCCACGGAAAGTCTTTATCCCGGCTCCCAGACACTTGATGTTGTCGCACCGGACGAGCGCGATGAAATCGTCGCCCTCTTTCCCGAACTGACTGAGTCCAAAAGTGCGCTTCCGTTGACCCGCCCCGCTTTACGCCAATACGAAGCACTTGCCCTGCGCCAAATCGCTTAAGGTCGCGACCTAAAGCGGCCCCGGCAATCGCTCTTCGCTCAATAGGACATTCGCCTCAACCTCCCCTGCCCCCGGTAAGGTCATGATCCGCCGCCGCAGCACCCGCTCAAAATCTGGCAGATCACGCGCCACGACCCGCAAGCGGTAATCATAAAGCCCCAGCACATGTTCCACGGTTTGCACCTCAGGGATGGCCACAACGGCACGTTCGAAATCATCCAAACTGACCCGGCCCTTGGTTGCCAGTTTCACACCCAAAAACACCGTCACGCCAAACCCCAAACTTTCCGCATTGAGGTGCAGACGCCGTCCGGCGATCACACCCGCCTCTTCCAACCGTCTGATTCTGCGCCATGTGGCAGGCTGCGACAGCCCGAACCGCCGCCCCAGCGCACTCGCACTTTGGCTTGCGTCCTTTACCAGTGCGCGGATCAACCCGCGATCAATCTCGTCAATATGTGTCACAGCGGCAGCCCCTGATCCGATTTGATCCGCGCCACCTGCATCAGCGCCTCGATGTCCGCGATATGCGGCAGGGTCAGGATCCGACCGCGATAAATCTGCTGATAGTGCGCCATATCGCGCGCAATGATGGAAAGCCGCACGTCCACACGGCCCAAAAAGGTCTGTAATTCAATCACTTCAGGCACTTTGCGCGCCTCAGCCATGAAGGCATCAAATGCGTTGCCTTGAGTCTTATCCAGCGTGATCCGCAAGCTGACCTCAACCGCATAGCCCAGCGCCACCCAGTCAACCACCGCGCCCACGCCGCGCAAAATGCCATCCTCTTGCAGCCTGGCAATCCGCCGTGCCGCCTTGCCCGGCGTCATGCCGCAGCGGTCAGCCAATTCACCCGGACTGAGGCTTGGTTCTGCCTGCCAATAGCGCAACAAGCGACGATCCGCATCATCAAGCATGATTTTTCCGTTTAATAGACATATGGCGCATTATCATCTTCATCTAGCCAAATAAACTCATAAAACAGCAATGGCCAATCGCGCCCGCATGGCTATGTTCGCCCTCAGAGACGAAACCAACCAAAAGGACCGCCTATTATGCGCGTTTACTATGACCGTGACTGTGACGTTAATCTGATCAAAGACAAAAAAGTCGCCATCCTCGGCTATGGCTCTCAGGGCCACGCCCACGCGCTGAACCTGCGCGACAGCGGTGCCAAGAACCTTGTTGTTGCGCTGCGCGACGGGTCTGGGTCCAAGGCAAAAGCCGAAGGCGAAGGCCTTAAGGTAATGGAAATTGCCGAAGCTGCCGCCTGGGCCGATGTGATCATGTTCACCATGCCCGACGAATTGCAGGCCGAAACGTACAAAAAATACGTGCATGACAATATCCGCGAAGGTGCAGCGATCGCGTTCGCCCACGGCCTGAACGTTCATTTTGGCCTGATCGAACCCAAAGCCGGCGTTGATGTGATCATGATGGCCCCCAAAGGCCCCGGACACACCGTGCGCGGCGAATACACCAAAGGCGGCGGCGTGCCGTGCCTTGTCGCCGTCGACAAAGACGCCTCTGGCAAAGCGCTGGAAATCGGTCTGTCCTATTGCTCTGCCATCGGCGGTGGTCGTTCCGGGATCATTGAGACAAACTTCCGTGAAGAATGCGAAACCGATCTCTTTGGTGAACAGGCCGTGCTGTGCGGTGGCCTGGTTGAACTGATCCGCATGGGATTTGAGACATTGGTCGAAGCAGGCTATGCGCCTGAGATGGCTTATTTCGAATGCCTGCACGAAGTGAAACTGATCGTCGACCTGATCTATGAAGGCGGCATCGCCAACATGAACTATTCGATCTCCAACACGGCCGAATACGGCGAATACGTCTCTGGCCCGCGCATCCTGCCGTATGATGAGACAAAGGCAAAGATGAAGGCGGTTCTGACCGACATCCAGAACGGAAAGTTCGTGCGCAACTTCATGTTGGAAAATGCTGTTGGTCAACCGTCGTTCAAGGCAACCCGCCGTATCAACGACGAACACCAGATCGAACAGGTTGGTGCCAAGCTGCGCGAGATGATGCCGTGGATCTCCGCAGGCAAGATGGTCGACAAGGCCAAGAACTAAGGCAACCACAGTTCGACCTCTAACGAACAAAATACGATTGACCCTGGCCCGCAAGCCGGGGTCATTTATGTGCAGGCACATATCCAGACAAAAAGCGGGATGACATGACCGAAACCGACGCCCCGCAGATCACCAGAACAAGCTGGTTCATGGTCGCCCTTTTGGCCTTCATCTGGGGCGGCACATTTTTGGTGACCGAAGTCGCCCTGACCGGCATCACACCGTTCTGGCTTGCCGCCTCACGCATCGGTTTTGCCGCTGTGGTGATGGGGTTGATCTGGGCGCTGCGGGGGTTCCCGCTTTTCAAGACCACGCCGTCGACAGGCCATATCGTGGCCATGCTTTTCATCGGCATGGCCTCCTCCGCAATCCCATTTTCGCTGCTGGCCTGGGGTCAGCAATATGTCACTTCGGGATTTGCCGGTGTCTCAATGGCCTCGGTTGCCCTCATCGTGCTGCCATTGGCGCATTTCATGGTCCCCGGCGAACGCATCACTCTGCGCAAAGCACTTGGGTTTCTTGTGGGCTTTTGCGGTGTCGTGATCCTGATCGGTGGTCAGGCATTTGAAAGCACCGGCACGGCTCTGGAATTTCCCGGTCGGATGGCCTGTATCGGGGCGGCAGGTTGTTACGCGCTCAGTTCAATCCTGATGCGCCGGTTACCGCAGGTTGACGCCATCGGGCTTGCCACGGTTCTGTTGATCATCGGCGGCAGCCTCGCAATCCCCATGGCCCTGATCGTTGAAGGGCCGCCACCGGCTCCCTCGCCCAAGATTCTGCTGGTACTGGCGTTCCTCGGCCTTGTCCCAACAGCCGCTGCCAATTTTCTAAGGGTGCTGGTTGTGCGCAGCGCGGGTCCGGTGTTCATGTCATTGGTCAACTATCAGGTGCCCGTCTGGTCCGTGGTGCTGGGCGCGCTGATCTTGTCCGAACCGCTGCCCCCTTCGCTGATTTATGCGATGGCATTGATCCTCGCTGGCTTGGGTCTGAGCCAATATGGCGCGCTGAAACGTCTGTTTTCCGGGCGCGGCTGACCCAGTTCACCCTTTCAAAAATACCGATGCGCGACGCCTGAGAGCACGCAAGAACCAACAACAGAAACGCCAAATCAAATATGTCGTGCGCATCCCAAGGGTGCGCGCATTCGGATCAGCCCGAGACCGCCTGTTCAACGGCCGCAACGACACTGTCCACCGCCCCCTCCATCAGTTTGGCATCTTCATGTTCGGCCATCACCCGTATCAAAGGCTCCGTGCCTGATGCCCGGATCAACAACCGGCCCTTGCCCGACAGATCGGCTTCGGCCTGGGCGATGGCGGACTGCACGTGCGGATTGTCCAAGGGGGCCTGATCCGCCCCGAAAGCCACGTTTTTCAAAAGCTGCGGCACCGGCTCAAACTGGTTCAGCAACACCGAAGACGGCTCGCCCGACCGCACCATTTCGGCCAGAAACTGCAACCCGGCCATCAATCCGTCGCCGGTGGTGGAGTAATCGGTCATGACAATATGACCGGATTGTTCCCCACCAAGGTTGAAACCGCCTTGCCGCATCCGTTCCACCACATGGCGGTCCCCGACACTGGTACGCTCCAACCGCAATCCCTGACCCTGCAGGAAATAATCAAGCCCCAGATTGCTCATCACTGTGGCCACCAGTGCGCGGCCCTTGAGCCTGTCTTCCGACGCCCAGCGTGCTGCCATCAGCGCCATGAACTGATCGCCATCGCCGACTTTGCCGTTTTCATCCAGCAATATGACCCGGTCCGCGTCCCCATCCAGACAAATGCCCACATGCGCGCCATGTGCCACAACCGTTTCCGCCGCAGATTGCGGATGGGTTGATCCGCACCCTTCGTTGATGTTGTGGCCCGTTGGGCTGACGCCGACGGGGATGACCTCTGCGCCCAGCTCCCACAGCGTGTCGGGGGCAACCTTATAGGCTGCTCCATTGGCGCAATCGACCACGACTTTCAGGCCATCCAGCCGCATCTGGCGCGGGAACGATGATTTCACCCGTTCGATATAACGATATCGGCCATCATCAATCCGTTTGGCACGGCCAATCTCAACGGCCGGGGTGGGCTCCACCCCGTTCGCCACCAGGGCCTCAATGTCAGCCTCGGCCTGATCGGATAATTTGTACCCATCAGGTCCGAAAAACTTGATCCCATTATCCTGCGCCGGGTTGTGGCTGGCTGAAATCATGACCCCAAGGTCCGCGCGCATGGAGCGTGTCAGCAAGCCAACCGCCGGTGTGGGCACCGGGCCCAGCAACAACACGTTCATGCCGGTGCTCGTCAGCCCGGCGGTCAGCGCATTTTCGAACATATATCCCGACAACCGGGTATCCTTGCCAATCACCACCCGGTGCACGCCGGTGTTGTCGCGCCTGAAATACCGCCCCACAGCCGCACCGATGCGCAAGGCCATTTCTGCGGTCATAGGATGGATGTTGGCTGTGCCGCGCACACCATCGGTTCCGAACAATTTTGTCATGTCTCAAGTCCTAGCATGGCAGCGCGCCACAACGCGACGGCCTGTATCGTTTCAGGCACATCATGCACACGTAGCATCTGAATACCATGCGTCAGCGCCGCCAATGCCACACCAATTGATCCCGGTGCGCGATCTGTCGCCTCAGGTGCATTGCCGATGGTGCCTATGAACCGCTTGCGCGATGCCCCAAGCAAGATCGGCACACCCAATCCGTGAAAGAGGCTGAGCCGGGCCAGCAAGGTCAGATTGTGCTGCCGGGTTTTGCCAAAACCAATGCCGGGGTCCGCGATGATCCGGGCGCGCGGAATGCCTGCGGCCTCCAACAACTGGATCTGGCGTTCGAGAAAATCATAAACATCAAGCAGCACGTCGTCATACCGGGGGTCTTGTTGCATTGTCGCGGGATCACCCAGCGCATGCATGACACAGACAGGCAGGTTTTGCCCGGCACAATAAGGTGCCAACCCCGGATCATAGGTAAATCCAGAGACATCATTGACCAGATTGGCCCCTGCCGCGACAGCCGCCTGCGCCACCGCCGCCTTGCGGGTATCGATTGAGATTGCATGGGCAACACCCGCCGCACGCAGGCCTTGGATTACCGGAACAACGCGCTGAATTTCCGCCTCAACTGCAAGTGTGGCGGCACCCGGCCTGGTGGATTCGCCGCCCACATCCAGCAGGTCCACGCCCGCATTCAGCATCGCGGTGCCAGTGGCCACCGCATCAGCCGCCGCCGCGTTGACGCCACCGTCTGAAAAACTGTCTGGTGTGGCATTCAGAATGCCCATCACCCGCGGCCGGTCCATGCCAAGACCCGCAATGTCCGCACGCGCGCTTGTCAGCCTCGTCATGACATCTGCCGGCAGGACATCTGCAGGCAAAACCTGCGCCGTCTCTCCCCGGCCAAGAACCTCGACATGGGTGAACCATCCCCAGCCGCCAGCAATCTGCAGGGCCGCGTCGGGCCGGGCCGGTCCGACCTGCACAAGCGGTCTGAAATACCTTTCCCGTGCGCTCACAATCGGTCCTGGTCTGCCGATGCCGCCCGCAAGGGGACCGATGCACCATCTGGCAATTCCGCACCCACAACCAACATTTCCTGCGCATCAAATGTCGCCGCGAACCACGCCGCCAATGCAACAGCATCGCGCGGTTGGGCTGATGGCGTATCCACCGCGTCCAACACCATTTTAGAGGGTGCCCAGACGCAGGTCTGGCCGTTCTTCATCGCCCAGTCCAGTTCTGTCCGGGTTTCAACCACCACACACCGGTCATCCTTTGCCGCCAGCACCCAGGCGTTTTGTTCAATCGCGA
Protein-coding sequences here:
- a CDS encoding Hint domain-containing protein; amino-acid sequence: MADTTLLLNGFSIIGNPQSNTNASNGGNLFIHGGTAVFEADDIIVFTVTNVTANGTLTDNSVVTGVIVYDNATDYYYDIPKFNYSGTADIDIDRNSMGDRYLEFDASGLTSTDPGAPVLNDLAVVAGVNILATLASTNGPLRITTTEDIDLNADGIISPGEQGDGSFSSDLNTLAVICFAKGTLIETPDGPRYIETLKLGDLVNTLDNGPQKIRWIGSQTMSGYGTTAPVHIAAGALGNIRPLVVSQNHRMLINGARAELFFGQAEVLVAAKHLVDGDSCRIMPCASVSYYHFLFDDHQIVFAEGCPTESLYPGSQTLDVVAPDERDEIVALFPELTESKSALPLTRPALRQYEALALRQIA
- a CDS encoding Lrp/AsnC family transcriptional regulator, with amino-acid sequence MTHIDEIDRGLIRALVKDASQSASALGRRFGLSQPATWRRIRRLEEAGVIAGRRLHLNAESLGFGVTVFLGVKLATKGRVSLDDFERAVVAIPEVQTVEHVLGLYDYRLRVVARDLPDFERVLRRRIMTLPGAGEVEANVLLSEERLPGPL
- a CDS encoding Lrp/AsnC family transcriptional regulator; translation: MLDDADRRLLRYWQAEPSLSPGELADRCGMTPGKAARRIARLQEDGILRGVGAVVDWVALGYAVEVSLRITLDKTQGNAFDAFMAEARKVPEVIELQTFLGRVDVRLSIIARDMAHYQQIYRGRILTLPHIADIEALMQVARIKSDQGLPL
- the ilvC gene encoding ketol-acid reductoisomerase; the encoded protein is MRVYYDRDCDVNLIKDKKVAILGYGSQGHAHALNLRDSGAKNLVVALRDGSGSKAKAEGEGLKVMEIAEAAAWADVIMFTMPDELQAETYKKYVHDNIREGAAIAFAHGLNVHFGLIEPKAGVDVIMMAPKGPGHTVRGEYTKGGGVPCLVAVDKDASGKALEIGLSYCSAIGGGRSGIIETNFREECETDLFGEQAVLCGGLVELIRMGFETLVEAGYAPEMAYFECLHEVKLIVDLIYEGGIANMNYSISNTAEYGEYVSGPRILPYDETKAKMKAVLTDIQNGKFVRNFMLENAVGQPSFKATRRINDEHQIEQVGAKLREMMPWISAGKMVDKAKN
- a CDS encoding DMT family transporter, with translation MTETDAPQITRTSWFMVALLAFIWGGTFLVTEVALTGITPFWLAASRIGFAAVVMGLIWALRGFPLFKTTPSTGHIVAMLFIGMASSAIPFSLLAWGQQYVTSGFAGVSMASVALIVLPLAHFMVPGERITLRKALGFLVGFCGVVILIGGQAFESTGTALEFPGRMACIGAAGCYALSSILMRRLPQVDAIGLATVLLIIGGSLAIPMALIVEGPPPAPSPKILLVLAFLGLVPTAAANFLRVLVVRSAGPVFMSLVNYQVPVWSVVLGALILSEPLPPSLIYAMALILAGLGLSQYGALKRLFSGRG
- the glmM gene encoding phosphoglucosamine mutase; translation: MTKLFGTDGVRGTANIHPMTAEMALRIGAAVGRYFRRDNTGVHRVVIGKDTRLSGYMFENALTAGLTSTGMNVLLLGPVPTPAVGLLTRSMRADLGVMISASHNPAQDNGIKFFGPDGYKLSDQAEADIEALVANGVEPTPAVEIGRAKRIDDGRYRYIERVKSSFPRQMRLDGLKVVVDCANGAAYKVAPDTLWELGAEVIPVGVSPTGHNINEGCGSTHPQSAAETVVAHGAHVGICLDGDADRVILLDENGKVGDGDQFMALMAARWASEDRLKGRALVATVMSNLGLDYFLQGQGLRLERTSVGDRHVVERMRQGGFNLGGEQSGHIVMTDYSTTGDGLMAGLQFLAEMVRSGEPSSVLLNQFEPVPQLLKNVAFGADQAPLDNPHVQSAIAQAEADLSGKGRLLIRASGTEPLIRVMAEHEDAKLMEGAVDSVVAAVEQAVSG
- the folP gene encoding dihydropteroate synthase codes for the protein MSARERYFRPLVQVGPARPDAALQIAGGWGWFTHVEVLGRGETAQVLPADVLPADVMTRLTSARADIAGLGMDRPRVMGILNATPDSFSDGGVNAAAADAVATGTAMLNAGVDLLDVGGESTRPGAATLAVEAEIQRVVPVIQGLRAAGVAHAISIDTRKAAVAQAAVAAGANLVNDVSGFTYDPGLAPYCAGQNLPVCVMHALGDPATMQQDPRYDDVLLDVYDFLERQIQLLEAAGIPRARIIADPGIGFGKTRQHNLTLLARLSLFHGLGVPILLGASRKRFIGTIGNAPEATDRAPGSIGVALAALTHGIQMLRVHDVPETIQAVALWRAAMLGLET